A window from gamma proteobacterium SS-5 encodes these proteins:
- a CDS encoding acetyl-CoA C-acetyltransferase has product MTENVVIVAAGRTAIGSFGGSLAGIPAHQLGAKVISGLLAKTGIKPEQVDEVILGQVLTAGVGQNPARQASIAAGLPVETPAMTINKVCGSGLKAVHLAMQSVLCGDAEIVVAGGQENMSAAPHALPNSRNGTKMGDWKLTDTMIVDGLWDAFNDYHMGVTAQNIADKYNYSRAEQDLFAASSQQKAEAALNQARFADEIIPVEIPQRKGEPLIFERDEFPRAGTTAETLAKLRPAFSREGTVTAGNASGINDGAAVVIVMAESKAKALGLKPMARIAAFASAGVDPAIMGTGPIPASSKALAKAGWQVADLDRIEANEAFAAQAMCVNQDMGWDTDKVNVNGGAIALGHPIGASGARVLVSLLHEMQRSDAKRGLATLCIGGGMGVAMAVERE; this is encoded by the coding sequence GTGACTGAAAACGTAGTGATAGTGGCCGCAGGCCGCACCGCAATCGGCAGCTTTGGCGGCAGCCTGGCCGGTATTCCGGCCCATCAACTGGGTGCCAAGGTCATCTCCGGCCTGCTGGCCAAGACCGGCATCAAGCCTGAACAGGTGGACGAGGTGATCCTCGGCCAGGTACTCACCGCCGGGGTCGGCCAGAACCCGGCCCGCCAGGCCAGCATAGCCGCCGGCCTGCCGGTGGAGACCCCGGCAATGACCATCAACAAGGTCTGCGGCAGCGGGCTCAAGGCGGTACACCTGGCCATGCAATCGGTGCTCTGCGGCGATGCCGAGATCGTCGTGGCCGGTGGTCAGGAGAACATGAGCGCCGCCCCCCATGCCCTGCCCAATTCGCGCAACGGGACCAAGATGGGCGATTGGAAGCTGACCGATACCATGATCGTCGATGGCCTCTGGGATGCCTTCAACGACTATCACATGGGCGTTACCGCGCAGAATATCGCCGACAAATACAACTACAGCCGCGCCGAACAGGACCTGTTTGCCGCCAGCTCCCAGCAAAAGGCCGAGGCCGCCCTGAACCAGGCCCGCTTTGCCGATGAGATCATCCCCGTGGAGATCCCCCAGCGCAAGGGCGAGCCGCTAATCTTCGAGCGCGACGAGTTCCCCCGCGCCGGCACCACCGCCGAAACACTGGCCAAGCTGCGCCCGGCCTTCTCCAGGGAGGGTACGGTGACCGCTGGCAATGCCTCTGGGATCAACGACGGTGCCGCCGTGGTCATCGTCATGGCCGAATCCAAGGCCAAGGCGCTGGGCCTGAAGCCCATGGCCCGCATCGCCGCCTTCGCCTCCGCCGGGGTGGACCCGGCGATCATGGGCACAGGCCCCATCCCCGCCTCCAGCAAGGCCCTGGCCAAGGCCGGTTGGCAGGTGGCCGACCTGGACCGCATCGAGGCCAACGAGGCCTTCGCCGCCCAGGCCATGTGCGTCAACCAGGACATGGGCTGGGACACGGACAAGGTCAACGTCAACGGCGGAGCCATCGCCCTGGGTCACCCCATAGGCGCCTCCGGTGCCCGCGTGCTGGTGAGCCTGCTGCACGAGATGCAGCGCAGCGATGCCAAGCGCGGCCTGGCCACCCTGTGCATAGGTGGCGGCATGGGCGTGGCCATGGCGGTGGAGCGGGAGTAG
- the phaE gene encoding class III poly(R)-hydroxyalkanoic acid synthase subunit PhaE, with protein sequence MTDSPFWNDDWMKIQQKYWDNWSDMSRKAMGMDRPAKSPWESAMDHWWQAVSPSVPDTGSDFMRRMMDQGKQFFRMSDEFGKNYQASNDWLEAVNKTFSDMQQMFAGGMEQAANLAGSGAEEPLHKLMAFWEMPLDNWQRMASSLAPMPGDLLRNMPRSGQLDALFSAPGLGYTREEEGQYKELMQRGLAYQQALGEYSQFFSNLGMASVERMRGKVQALLESGKAIDSARGLYDLWVAACEEVYAEQVMTPEYAKIHGGLVNALMALKQKMGQMADENLGALNMPTRRELRTLQQRLQESRREIKGLRAQMDVLQEQVQQLRAIQVQAANAAPAQAQAQTGSGTESSAPAAASSVKPKPARKKASTRRSADSAE encoded by the coding sequence ATGACAGATTCCCCCTTCTGGAACGATGACTGGATGAAGATCCAGCAAAAATACTGGGACAACTGGAGCGACATGAGCCGCAAGGCCATGGGTATGGACAGGCCGGCCAAATCGCCCTGGGAGAGCGCCATGGACCACTGGTGGCAGGCGGTCTCCCCCTCGGTGCCGGATACCGGCAGTGATTTCATGCGCCGGATGATGGATCAGGGCAAGCAATTCTTTCGCATGAGTGATGAGTTTGGCAAGAACTATCAGGCCAGCAACGACTGGCTGGAGGCGGTAAACAAGACCTTCAGCGACATGCAGCAGATGTTTGCCGGCGGCATGGAGCAGGCCGCCAATCTGGCCGGGAGTGGTGCCGAGGAGCCCCTGCACAAGCTCATGGCCTTCTGGGAGATGCCGCTGGACAACTGGCAGCGCATGGCCAGCTCGCTGGCCCCCATGCCTGGCGACCTGCTCCGCAACATGCCGCGCAGCGGCCAGCTGGATGCCCTGTTCAGCGCCCCTGGCCTGGGCTACACCCGCGAGGAAGAGGGTCAGTACAAGGAACTCATGCAGCGTGGCCTGGCCTATCAGCAGGCCCTGGGCGAATACAGCCAGTTCTTCTCCAACCTGGGCATGGCCTCGGTGGAGCGCATGCGCGGCAAGGTGCAGGCCCTGCTTGAATCCGGCAAGGCCATAGACTCGGCCCGCGGCCTCTACGATCTCTGGGTGGCCGCCTGTGAAGAGGTCTATGCCGAACAGGTGATGACCCCGGAATACGCCAAGATCCACGGTGGCCTGGTGAATGCCCTGATGGCCCTCAAGCAAAAGATGGGGCAGATGGCCGATGAGAATCTGGGTGCCCTGAACATGCCCACCCGGCGCGAACTGCGTACCCTGCAGCAGCGTTTGCAGGAATCTCGGCGTGAGATCAAGGGCCTGCGCGCCCAGATGGATGTGTTGCAGGAACAGGTACAGCAGCTGCGCGCGATCCAGGTGCAGGCCGCCAACGCCGCCCCGGCCCAGGCCCAGGCACAGACCGGGTCCGGGACCGAGAGCAGCGCCCCGGCAGCGGCCAGCAGCGTCAAGCCCAAGCCCGCGCGCAAGAAGGCCAGCACCCGGCGCAGCGCCGACAGTGCCGAGTAG
- a CDS encoding class III poly(R)-hydroxyalkanoic acid synthase subunit PhaC encodes MQPFNFRPDQLAEEMFDYSRKLGKGVENLLHAESIDTGVTPKVEVYAEDKLRLYRYEAPAKVVQNRVPILIAYALVNRPYMTDLQEDRSLVRNLLAAGQDVYLIDWGYPDEADASLSMDDYINGYMDRCVDVIRSRHKLEQINLLGICQGGAFSLCYASLHPDKVKNLITMVTPVDFKTPDNMLSAWVQHMDVDLMVDTIGNVPGELLNWTFLSMKPFSLMGQKYIAMVDVLEDEDRLKNFLRMEKWIFDSPDQAGETFRQFIKDFYQNNGFINGGVKLGGRTVDLKNISCPILNVYAEQDHLVPPDGSKVLKGMTSSKDYTELAFPGGHIGIYVSGKAQKTLPPAIGEWLDKHS; translated from the coding sequence GTGCAACCCTTTAATTTTCGACCCGATCAACTGGCTGAAGAGATGTTCGACTACAGCCGCAAGCTGGGCAAGGGCGTGGAGAATCTGCTCCATGCCGAGAGCATAGACACCGGCGTTACCCCCAAGGTGGAGGTCTATGCCGAGGACAAGCTGCGCCTGTACCGCTACGAGGCCCCGGCCAAGGTAGTGCAAAATCGGGTACCGATCCTGATCGCCTACGCCCTGGTCAACCGCCCCTACATGACCGACCTGCAAGAGGACCGCTCCCTGGTGCGCAACCTGCTGGCGGCGGGGCAGGATGTCTATCTGATCGACTGGGGCTACCCGGACGAGGCCGACGCCAGCCTGAGCATGGATGACTACATCAACGGCTACATGGACCGCTGCGTCGATGTCATCCGCAGCCGCCACAAGCTGGAGCAGATCAACCTGCTGGGCATCTGCCAGGGCGGGGCCTTCAGCCTCTGCTACGCCTCCCTGCACCCGGACAAGGTCAAGAACCTGATCACCATGGTCACCCCGGTGGACTTCAAGACGCCGGACAACATGCTCTCCGCCTGGGTGCAGCACATGGACGTGGATCTGATGGTGGACACCATCGGCAACGTGCCGGGCGAGCTGCTCAACTGGACCTTCCTGTCGATGAAACCCTTTAGCCTGATGGGGCAGAAATACATCGCCATGGTGGATGTGCTGGAGGACGAGGACCGGCTGAAGAACTTCCTGCGCATGGAGAAGTGGATCTTCGACAGCCCGGACCAGGCCGGTGAGACCTTCCGTCAATTCATCAAGGACTTCTATCAGAATAACGGTTTTATCAACGGCGGGGTCAAACTCGGTGGCCGTACCGTGGACCTGAAAAACATCAGCTGTCCCATCCTCAACGTCTATGCCGAGCAGGACCACCTGGTGCCGCCGGACGGCTCCAAGGTGCTCAAGGGCATGACCAGCAGCAAGGACTACACCGAACTGGCCTTCCCCGGCGGTCATATCGGCATCTACGTCAGTGGCAAGGCGCAAAAGACCCTGCCACCGGCCATCGGCGAGTGGTTGGACAAGCATTCCTGA
- a CDS encoding TRZ/ATZ family hydrolase: MQIDSLIIAPWVIPVEPHAQVLADHAVAIHAGRILELLPAAEAEVKYRPGQLHRLERQALIPGLINAHSHASMNLLRGLADDLPLMTWLQEHIWPAEQHWMGEEFVADGSRLAIAEMLRGGTTCFNDMYFHPNVTAHAAAEAGIRAQLGMILIDFPSSWADGPASYIHKGLELRDQYAGHPLIRFSFAPHAPYSVSDDSFNRLRAIADELDPPVPIHIHLHETGDEIQQSLSQFGQRPLRRLERLGLLTPALQAVHMTQLEADEIELIAAAGCQLIHCPESNLKLASGFCPVGQVLQAGVNVALGTDGAASNNDLDMFSEMRSAALLAKGVSGDPATLPAATALRMATLNGAKALGLEEITGSIEPGKAADLVAVDLGGIHSRPLYNPISQLVYASSRHQVSQVWVNGRQLVKNGAITSLDETALLQRAQYWQEKIAVKSPGQRP; the protein is encoded by the coding sequence ATGCAGATCGACAGCCTGATCATCGCCCCCTGGGTTATCCCTGTCGAGCCCCACGCACAGGTACTCGCCGATCACGCCGTGGCGATCCACGCCGGACGCATCCTGGAGCTTCTGCCCGCAGCCGAGGCCGAAGTGAAATACCGGCCCGGGCAGCTGCACCGCCTGGAGCGGCAGGCCCTGATCCCCGGCCTGATCAACGCCCACAGCCATGCCAGCATGAACCTGCTGCGCGGCCTGGCCGATGACCTGCCGCTGATGACCTGGCTGCAAGAGCACATCTGGCCTGCCGAACAGCACTGGATGGGGGAGGAATTCGTTGCCGATGGCAGCCGCCTGGCCATCGCCGAGATGCTGCGCGGCGGCACCACCTGCTTCAACGATATGTACTTTCACCCCAATGTCACCGCCCATGCCGCCGCCGAGGCCGGCATCCGCGCCCAGCTGGGGATGATCCTGATCGACTTCCCCTCCAGCTGGGCCGATGGCCCGGCCAGCTACATCCACAAGGGCCTGGAGCTGCGCGACCAATACGCCGGTCATCCGCTGATCCGCTTCAGCTTCGCCCCTCATGCGCCCTACTCGGTATCGGACGACAGCTTCAACCGCCTGCGCGCCATCGCCGACGAACTCGACCCGCCGGTACCCATCCACATCCATCTGCACGAGACGGGCGATGAAATCCAGCAAAGCCTGAGCCAATTCGGCCAGCGCCCGCTGCGTCGCCTGGAGCGCCTCGGCCTGCTCACCCCGGCCCTGCAGGCGGTACACATGACCCAGCTGGAGGCGGACGAGATCGAGCTGATCGCAGCCGCCGGTTGCCAACTGATCCATTGCCCGGAGTCCAACCTTAAGCTGGCCAGCGGCTTCTGTCCGGTCGGCCAAGTGTTGCAGGCCGGGGTCAATGTCGCCCTGGGCACCGACGGTGCCGCCAGCAACAACGACCTGGATATGTTCAGCGAAATGCGCAGCGCCGCCTTGCTGGCCAAGGGCGTCAGCGGCGACCCCGCCACCCTGCCCGCCGCCACGGCCCTGCGCATGGCCACCCTGAACGGGGCCAAGGCCCTGGGGCTGGAGGAAATCACCGGCTCCATCGAGCCGGGCAAGGCCGCCGATCTGGTGGCAGTGGACCTGGGCGGCATCCACAGCCGTCCCCTCTACAACCCCATCTCCCAGCTGGTGTATGCCAGCTCCCGCCATCAGGTCAGCCAGGTCTGGGTCAACGGCCGCCAGCTGGTGAAAAACGGGGCCATCACCAGCCTGGACGAAACCGCCCTACTGCAACGGGCACAGTATTGGCAGGAGAAGATTGCCGTCAAATCACCCGGGCAACGGCCCTGA
- a CDS encoding HlyC/CorC family transporter: MNDIFSLAGLLILSGFFSGSETALVTLSVARAEALAKEGRAGAKALVQLKRNPTRMLITILIGNNVVNIAASALATLVATKHLGGHLGPGVAVGVLTFLILIFGEITPKSLATRFAERISLLASPPIYALERLLTPLVWFFEGIIRAVHRMTGTNNDPTITELELINLAGHGEVEGTIEREEREMIERIFNLNDLVAADVMTPSRDVFQLDCNLSIETIIDLIDHQSYSRIPLFNTGTGEIVKILQLRDILHALANKRYSAQIGDLGHEPVFCPENQPIGELLSSLRKSKQHMAVVVNEHGAMQGVVTLEDLLEEVVGEIYDESDDLPDEYMLLAEGKILVDGSTELRVVENFFDIDLPGKPTDTVSLWILEDIERIPDEDEQFEIDGLKVLIQGASNSRIEQIIVERVPPKSEEEE, encoded by the coding sequence GTGAATGATATATTCAGCCTCGCCGGGTTGTTAATCCTGTCTGGATTCTTTTCCGGCTCGGAGACCGCCCTGGTCACCCTCAGCGTCGCCCGTGCCGAGGCCTTGGCCAAGGAAGGCCGGGCCGGTGCCAAGGCCCTGGTGCAACTCAAACGCAACCCGACACGGATGCTCATCACCATTCTTATCGGCAACAACGTGGTCAACATCGCCGCCTCGGCCCTGGCTACCCTGGTGGCGACCAAGCACCTGGGCGGCCACCTGGGTCCGGGCGTGGCCGTCGGCGTTCTCACCTTTCTCATCCTGATCTTTGGCGAGATCACGCCGAAAAGCCTGGCCACCCGCTTTGCCGAGCGCATCTCCCTGTTGGCCTCACCCCCGATCTATGCCCTGGAGCGCCTGCTCACCCCGCTGGTGTGGTTTTTCGAGGGCATCATCCGTGCGGTGCACCGCATGACCGGCACCAACAACGACCCCACCATCACCGAGCTGGAGCTGATCAATCTGGCCGGCCACGGTGAGGTGGAGGGCACCATAGAGCGGGAGGAACGGGAGATGATCGAGCGCATCTTCAACCTCAACGACCTGGTCGCCGCCGATGTGATGACCCCCAGCCGGGATGTCTTCCAGCTGGACTGCAACCTCAGCATCGAGACCATCATCGACCTTATCGATCACCAGTCCTACAGCCGCATCCCCCTGTTCAACACCGGCACCGGCGAGATCGTCAAGATCCTACAGCTGCGCGATATACTCCACGCCCTGGCCAACAAGCGCTACAGCGCGCAGATCGGCGACCTGGGCCACGAGCCGGTGTTCTGTCCGGAAAACCAGCCCATTGGCGAGCTGCTCAGCAGCCTGCGCAAGAGCAAGCAGCACATGGCCGTAGTGGTCAACGAGCACGGTGCCATGCAGGGCGTGGTCACCCTGGAGGACCTGCTGGAAGAGGTGGTGGGCGAGATCTACGACGAAAGCGACGACCTGCCCGACGAATACATGCTGCTGGCTGAGGGCAAGATCCTGGTAGATGGCAGCACCGAGCTGCGCGTGGTGGAGAACTTCTTCGACATCGACCTGCCGGGCAAGCCCACCGACACCGTCAGCCTGTGGATCCTGGAGGACATCGAACGCATCCCTGACGAAGACGAGCAGTTTGAGATCGACGGCCTCAAGGTGCTGATCCAAGGGGCCTCCAACAGCCGCATCGAGCAGATCATCGTCGAGCGCGTACCGCCCAAGTCCGAAGAGGAAGAATAG
- the accA gene encoding acetyl-CoA carboxylase carboxyl transferase subunit alpha translates to MNLNFLDFEQPIAELEAKIEELRMVGDDNEINILDEIERLQKKSLSLTDSIFSSLTPWQISQLSRHPQRPYTQDYIDRIFEDFEELHGDRAFADDQAIIGGLARLEGRPVVVMGQQKGRDTKEKIQRNFGMPRPEGYRKALRLMHLAERFKMPVLTFIDTPGAYPGVGAEERGQSEAIARNLQEMAGLKTPVICTVIGEGGSGGALAIGVGDRVMMLQFSTYAVISPEGCASILWKSADKASLAAEAMAITSDRLLELGLIDQVVAEPLGGAHRDPGRTAASLKQALLEGLEELEKLPQAELLDRRYQRLMQYGNYTEA, encoded by the coding sequence ATGAATCTGAATTTCCTTGATTTTGAACAGCCCATTGCCGAGCTGGAGGCGAAGATCGAAGAGCTTCGCATGGTCGGCGACGACAACGAGATCAACATCCTCGATGAGATCGAGCGGTTACAGAAAAAGAGCCTGTCGCTCACCGACAGTATTTTCTCCTCCCTCACCCCCTGGCAGATCTCCCAGCTGTCGCGTCATCCGCAGCGGCCCTATACCCAGGACTACATCGACCGCATCTTCGAGGACTTCGAGGAGCTGCACGGTGACCGCGCCTTTGCCGATGACCAGGCCATCATTGGTGGTCTGGCCCGTCTGGAGGGGCGGCCGGTGGTGGTCATGGGCCAGCAGAAGGGGCGCGACACCAAGGAGAAGATCCAGCGCAACTTCGGTATGCCGCGCCCCGAGGGCTACCGCAAGGCCCTGCGCCTGATGCATCTGGCCGAGCGCTTCAAGATGCCGGTGCTGACCTTCATCGACACCCCGGGGGCCTACCCCGGCGTCGGTGCCGAGGAGCGCGGCCAGAGCGAGGCCATCGCCCGCAACCTGCAGGAGATGGCCGGGCTGAAGACGCCGGTGATCTGCACTGTGATCGGCGAGGGCGGCTCCGGCGGTGCCCTGGCCATAGGTGTGGGCGACCGGGTGATGATGCTGCAATTCAGCACCTACGCGGTGATCTCGCCGGAGGGCTGCGCCTCCATCCTCTGGAAGAGCGCTGACAAGGCCTCGCTGGCGGCCGAGGCCATGGCCATCACCTCGGACCGCCTGCTGGAACTGGGGCTGATCGACCAGGTGGTGGCCGAGCCCCTGGGTGGTGCCCACCGCGACCCTGGGCGCACTGCCGCCAGCCTCAAGCAGGCCCTGCTGGAAGGGCTGGAGGAGCTGGAAAAGCTGCCCCAGGCCGAGCTGCTGGACAGACGCTACCAGCGCCTGATGCAGTACGGCAACTACACCGAGGCCTGA
- the tilS gene encoding tRNA lysidine(34) synthetase TilS — protein sequence MCPLLDALRPRLRQLPPAQRYLIALSGGADSLALLHGLWELRDEFAPSLQAIHVDHGLQAQSGHWADWCQQHCAELGLDCIGLRLELPAQSAEGLEASARQARYAALQGQMRPGDLLFTGHHQDDQAETLLLQLLRGSGLPGLAAMPWLRPFGPGWLARPLLDLPRQALLDALRQRGLGWLEDPSNASPDFDRNYLRHHIMPLLNQRWPAAARCLSRSARHCAEAQDLLDKQAQVELGLSAVGPGSGGRQDQLEISALISRPLAERHWLLRAWLRRLAAPTPTSAQLHRLCTELLQAGAGRNPELIWGGVGVRRYRDRLYYLGRWPRPCPSPEPQDWAEPETLQLPGNGWLYLRPAASGLDPALWQRQRLQVRYRQGGERCSARHKSLKKLLQEAAIPPWQRDRLPLLFAGERLIAIANWGVCATDARSPGPGLELVWREAAAGQGPGTPLLPLGGRGPVGP from the coding sequence ATGTGTCCCCTGCTTGACGCCCTGCGTCCGCGCCTGCGTCAACTCCCCCCGGCGCAACGCTACCTGATCGCCCTGAGCGGCGGGGCCGACTCCCTGGCCCTGCTGCACGGCCTGTGGGAGCTGCGCGACGAGTTTGCCCCGAGCCTGCAGGCAATCCATGTGGACCACGGCCTGCAAGCGCAATCCGGCCACTGGGCGGACTGGTGCCAACAGCACTGCGCCGAGCTGGGCCTGGACTGCATCGGTCTGCGCCTGGAACTGCCCGCCCAGTCCGCTGAAGGGCTGGAGGCGAGTGCCCGGCAGGCTCGCTACGCCGCCCTGCAAGGGCAGATGCGCCCCGGTGATCTGCTGTTCACCGGCCATCACCAGGACGATCAGGCGGAAACCCTGCTGCTGCAACTGCTGCGCGGCAGCGGTCTGCCGGGCCTGGCCGCCATGCCCTGGCTGCGCCCCTTCGGCCCCGGCTGGCTGGCCCGACCCCTGCTGGATCTACCCCGGCAGGCGCTGCTTGACGCCCTGCGCCAACGCGGTCTGGGTTGGCTGGAAGACCCAAGCAACGCCAGCCCGGATTTTGACCGCAACTACCTGCGCCATCACATCATGCCCCTGCTCAACCAGCGCTGGCCCGCCGCTGCCCGCTGCCTGAGCCGCTCTGCCCGCCACTGCGCCGAGGCCCAGGATCTGCTGGACAAACAGGCCCAGGTGGAGCTGGGCCTGTCCGCTGTTGGACCGGGTTCCGGCGGACGGCAAGACCAGTTGGAAATATCCGCTCTGATCAGCAGGCCCCTGGCCGAACGCCATTGGCTGCTGCGCGCCTGGCTGCGGCGGCTGGCGGCCCCCACCCCCACCAGCGCCCAGCTGCACAGGCTCTGCACCGAATTGCTACAGGCCGGGGCCGGGCGTAATCCGGAACTGATCTGGGGCGGGGTAGGGGTGCGCCGCTATCGCGACCGGCTCTATTACCTTGGCCGCTGGCCCAGGCCATGCCCAAGCCCTGAGCCCCAGGACTGGGCCGAGCCCGAGACCTTGCAGTTGCCGGGCAACGGTTGGCTCTACCTGCGCCCGGCGGCCTCCGGCCTGGACCCGGCCCTGTGGCAAAGACAGCGGCTACAGGTGCGTTACCGGCAGGGCGGCGAGCGCTGTAGCGCCCGTCACAAATCGCTGAAAAAGCTATTGCAGGAGGCCGCCATCCCCCCCTGGCAACGCGACCGCCTGCCCCTGCTGTTCGCCGGTGAGCGCCTCATCGCCATCGCCAACTGGGGGGTCTGCGCTACCGACGCACGCAGCCCAGGCCCAGGCCTGGAGCTGGTCTGGCGCGAGGCCGCTGCGGGGCAAGGGCCGGGGACGCCCTTGTTGCCCCTTGGGGGCCGAGGGCCGGTCGGCCCCTGA
- the prfB gene encoding peptide chain release factor 2 (programmed frameshift), which yields MQDINPITHSIADLKGRLASLRGYLDYEGKQERLTEVLRELEDPDIWNHAERAQALGKERVLLEGVVLNMDQLISGLDDASDLLQMALEEGDESTVDAVAEDVKGFGVRVAELEFRRMFAGETDPLNAFLDIQAGSGGTEAQDWAEMLLRMYLRWGEQHAFKTELLEVSPGEVAGIKSATIRFEGDYAFGWLRTEIGVHRLVRKSPFDSGNRRHTSFAAVFVSPEIDDSIEIEINPADLRIDVYRASGAGGQHVNRTESAVRITHLPSGVVTQCQNDRSQHKNKDVAMKQLKAKLYELEVQKRNADQQALEDSKSDIGWGSQIRSYVLDQSRIKDLRTGVETGNTQAVLDGALDQFIEASLKSGL from the exons ATGCAGGACATCAACCCCATCACCCATTCCATTGCCGATCTCAAGGGGCGACTGGCGTCCCTGAGGGGGTATCTT GACTATGAGGGTAAGCAAGAACGCCTGACCGAGGTCCTGCGCGAGCTGGAAGACCCCGATATCTGGAATCATGCCGAACGGGCCCAGGCCCTGGGCAAGGAGCGCGTCCTGCTGGAGGGCGTGGTGCTGAACATGGATCAGCTGATCAGCGGCCTGGACGATGCCAGCGATCTGTTGCAGATGGCCCTGGAGGAGGGCGACGAGTCCACCGTGGATGCCGTTGCCGAGGACGTCAAGGGCTTCGGGGTGCGGGTAGCGGAGCTGGAATTCCGCCGCATGTTCGCCGGTGAGACCGACCCGCTCAACGCCTTTCTCGATATACAGGCCGGCTCCGGCGGCACCGAGGCCCAGGACTGGGCGGAAATGCTGTTGCGCATGTATCTGCGCTGGGGCGAGCAGCACGCATTCAAGACCGAACTGCTGGAGGTCTCCCCCGGTGAAGTGGCGGGCATCAAGAGCGCCACCATCCGCTTCGAGGGGGATTATGCCTTCGGCTGGCTGCGCACCGAGATCGGCGTGCATCGACTGGTGCGCAAGTCGCCGTTTGACTCGGGCAACCGGCGGCATACCTCCTTCGCCGCCGTGTTCGTCTCACCCGAGATCGATGACTCCATCGAGATCGAGATCAACCCGGCAGACCTGCGCATCGACGTCTATCGCGCCAGCGGTGCCGGTGGTCAGCACGTCAACCGCACCGAGTCGGCGGTGCGCATCACCCACCTGCCCAGCGGCGTGGTCACCCAGTGCCAGAACGACCGCTCCCAGCACAAGAACAAGGACGTGGCGATGAAACAGCTCAAGGCCAAGCTGTACGAGCTGGAGGTGCAAAAGCGCAACGCCGACCAGCAGGCCCTGGAGGATTCCAAGTCCGACATCGGCTGGGGCAGCCAGATCCGCTCCTACGTGCTCGACCAGTCGCGCATCAAGGACCTACGCACCGGGGTGGAAACCGGCAACACCCAGGCCGTGCTCGACGGCGCCCTGGACCAATTCATCGAAGCCAGCCTGAAAAGCGGGCTGTGA